Proteins from a genomic interval of Amycolatopsis sp. cg13:
- the dprA gene encoding DNA-processing protein DprA: MSVAVEDQTAATDSERLARAYLLGVAEPPAPHLLEFVGEHGPIVAAERVKAGDCPERVLRETAARRESTIADQDLEAAAKAGARLVIPEDHEWPAWPLLSLAVATGNGVKNVAAPLGLWVRGSANLAEAADRAVAVVGARVATDYGVHNALEIGHALATRQVPVFSGAALGIDAAAHRGALSGGGVTVALLGCAVDYSYPAGNVDLLNRIADGGALVSEYAPKTPPARHRFLVRNRLIAGLTDGTVVVEAGIRSGARNTATIAGALGKVAMALPGSVHSGSSAGCHALIRDCKATLVTSVDEVLETVGRFGTAAPAAETSRRPTDSLGPEASRVYDALLPRAGRAPEEVAESAGVPVSRVRALLPALEIDGFAMRGDTGWRQIVRTANR, encoded by the coding sequence GTGAGCGTCGCCGTCGAGGATCAGACTGCGGCGACCGACTCCGAACGGCTCGCTCGCGCGTATCTGCTGGGCGTCGCTGAACCCCCGGCACCGCATCTGCTGGAGTTCGTCGGCGAACACGGCCCGATCGTGGCGGCCGAGCGGGTCAAGGCCGGAGACTGTCCCGAGCGGGTTCTCCGCGAAACGGCCGCGCGGCGGGAATCCACGATCGCGGACCAAGATCTCGAGGCAGCCGCCAAAGCCGGTGCCCGGCTGGTGATTCCCGAAGACCACGAATGGCCGGCGTGGCCGTTGCTCTCGCTAGCTGTAGCAACCGGCAACGGCGTGAAGAACGTCGCCGCTCCGCTCGGGTTGTGGGTTCGTGGCAGTGCGAACCTGGCCGAAGCGGCTGACCGTGCGGTGGCGGTCGTCGGCGCTCGGGTGGCCACGGACTACGGCGTGCACAACGCACTTGAGATCGGCCACGCGTTGGCAACTCGACAAGTACCGGTCTTCTCCGGTGCCGCCCTGGGCATCGACGCCGCCGCTCATCGCGGTGCGCTCAGCGGTGGCGGGGTCACGGTCGCGCTGCTCGGATGCGCAGTCGACTATTCCTATCCCGCCGGAAACGTCGACCTGTTGAACCGCATCGCCGACGGCGGCGCGCTTGTCAGCGAGTACGCGCCGAAGACTCCGCCCGCGCGCCATCGATTTCTGGTGCGCAACCGCCTTATCGCAGGTCTCACCGACGGCACAGTCGTTGTGGAAGCCGGAATCCGCAGCGGCGCGCGCAACACCGCCACTATCGCGGGCGCGCTCGGCAAGGTCGCGATGGCGTTGCCGGGATCAGTGCATTCGGGCAGTTCAGCGGGTTGTCATGCGTTGATCCGGGACTGCAAGGCCACGTTGGTCACCTCGGTCGACGAGGTGCTCGAAACCGTGGGCCGGTTCGGCACCGCAGCCCCCGCAGCCGAGACAAGCCGACGGCCCACCGACAGTCTCGGTCCGGAGGCGTCGCGGGTTTACGACGCGCTGCTTCCGCGAGCCGGCCGGGCTCCGGAGGAGGTCGCGGAAAGCGCTGGAGTGCCGGTTTCCCGAGTTCGCGCGTTGTTGCCGGCACTGGAAATCGACGGCTTCGCGATGCGCGGCGATACCGGCTGGCGGCAGATCGTCCGAACGGCCAACCGATGA
- a CDS encoding FliA/WhiG family RNA polymerase sigma factor codes for MTSTSQVTEAGAERPGVQDAVTGDGRPGQDVDAGIQALWQQFADKPDQTSRDRLVLHYAPLVKYVAGRVGTGLPTHVDVGDLVQSGIFGLVDAIEKFDPERGLRFETYAMQRIRGAILDDLRSQDWVPRAVRSKAKETARALERLGARLHRTPTDAELAGEMGISLDDLRDFYGQLRLTSVVALEDLVAAGKDAGSLVDTLPDDGAVDPVAVLVDQDNRRQLAEAIAQLTDRDKIVVSLYYFESLTLAEIGKVLGVTESRVSQLHTRAVMRLRAKLMEQPSG; via the coding sequence ATGACTTCCACGTCGCAGGTCACGGAAGCCGGGGCGGAACGCCCCGGGGTGCAGGACGCCGTCACTGGGGACGGTCGTCCTGGTCAGGATGTCGACGCGGGGATTCAGGCGCTGTGGCAGCAGTTCGCCGACAAACCGGACCAGACGTCGCGCGACCGGCTGGTGCTGCACTACGCGCCGCTGGTGAAGTACGTCGCGGGCCGGGTCGGCACCGGCCTGCCGACGCACGTGGATGTCGGCGATCTCGTGCAGTCTGGAATATTCGGATTGGTCGACGCGATCGAGAAGTTCGATCCGGAACGCGGCCTGCGCTTCGAGACGTACGCGATGCAACGCATCCGCGGCGCCATCCTGGACGACCTGCGCTCCCAGGACTGGGTCCCGCGCGCGGTGCGCAGCAAGGCAAAGGAAACGGCCCGCGCCCTGGAACGCCTCGGCGCCCGCCTGCACCGAACCCCGACCGACGCCGAACTCGCCGGCGAAATGGGCATCAGCCTCGACGACCTGCGCGACTTTTACGGCCAGCTCCGACTGACCAGCGTGGTGGCCCTGGAAGACCTCGTCGCCGCGGGCAAAGACGCCGGCTCGCTGGTCGACACCCTCCCCGACGACGGCGCGGTCGACCCGGTGGCCGTCCTGGTGGACCAGGACAACCGCCGCCAGCTCGCGGAAGCCATCGCGCAGCTCACCGACCGGGACAAGATCGTGGTCAGCCTCTACTACTTCGAAAGCCTGACCCTGGCGGAAATCGGCAAGGTCCTGGGCGTCACGGAGTCCCGCGTGAGCCAACTGCACACCCGCGCGGTGATGCGGCTGCGCGCCAAGCTGATGGAGCAACCCAGCGGCTGA
- the tsf gene encoding translation elongation factor Ts — MANYTAADVKRLREMTGAGMMDCKKALEENDGDFEKAVEFLRIKGAKDVGKRAERATAEGLVAGDGGVMIELDSETDFVAKNDDFQQLAAKIVEAAKALKSSDVEALKAADLDGKPVNEVVQELSARIGEKLELRRVVSFEGKTATYLHRRGSDLPPAVGVLVEFTGDDVDAARGAAMQVAALRAKYLTREEVPAEIIENERRIAEQTAREEGKPEQALPKIIEGKVNAYYKDNVLLEQPSVKDNKKTVKALLDEAGVTLTRFARFEVGQA; from the coding sequence ATGGCGAACTACACCGCCGCTGACGTGAAGCGCCTGCGCGAGATGACCGGCGCGGGCATGATGGACTGCAAGAAGGCCCTCGAGGAGAACGACGGCGACTTCGAGAAGGCTGTCGAGTTCCTGCGCATCAAGGGCGCCAAGGACGTCGGCAAGCGCGCCGAGCGCGCCACCGCCGAGGGCCTGGTCGCCGGCGACGGCGGCGTCATGATCGAGCTCGACTCGGAGACCGACTTCGTCGCCAAGAACGACGACTTCCAGCAGCTCGCGGCGAAGATCGTCGAGGCCGCGAAGGCGCTGAAGTCCAGCGACGTCGAGGCCCTCAAGGCCGCCGACCTGGACGGCAAGCCGGTCAACGAGGTCGTGCAGGAGCTGTCGGCCCGCATCGGCGAGAAGCTCGAGCTGCGCCGCGTGGTGTCGTTCGAGGGCAAGACCGCGACCTACCTGCACCGCCGCGGCTCCGACCTCCCGCCGGCCGTCGGCGTGCTGGTCGAGTTCACCGGTGACGACGTCGACGCCGCCCGCGGCGCCGCCATGCAGGTCGCCGCGCTGCGCGCGAAGTACCTGACCCGCGAGGAGGTGCCGGCCGAGATCATCGAGAACGAGCGCCGCATCGCCGAGCAGACGGCCCGCGAGGAAGGCAAGCCCGAGCAGGCGCTGCCGAAGATCATCGAGGGCAAGGTCAACGCGTACTACAAGGACAACGTGCTGCTCGAGCAGCCGTCGGTCAAGGACAACAAGAAGACCGTCAAGGCCCTGCTCGACGAGGCGGGCGTGACCCTGACCCGGTTCGCCCGGTTCGAGGTCGGCCAGGCCTGA
- the lepB gene encoding signal peptidase I: MVEPVSRNADEDGPERPEEDQERSGGRRGSHRRGKSSKKRSFWKELPILIVIALVLTIVIQAFLAKVYMIPSGSMEATLHGCPGCTGDRILVDRVTYDFTDPSPGDVIVFKGPPAWTENEIAPQESSNIVVRALRGLGSLVGFAPPDERDFVKRVIATGGQTVQCCDDRNRVIVDGKALDEPYIHWEDKNHPVQESFAPVKVPQGALWVMGDNRNNSADSRYQGGGGPNGAVPVDDVIGKARVIVLPPSRWGGISDHNPQQNAQPVALGAPAWQQGLPLGIGFATAVPTLFVGRRLKAGLRKAAGRRR, from the coding sequence GTGGTCGAACCTGTGTCGCGGAACGCCGATGAGGACGGCCCCGAACGCCCGGAGGAGGACCAGGAACGGTCCGGCGGGCGTCGGGGGTCGCACCGGCGAGGCAAGTCCTCGAAAAAGCGGTCGTTCTGGAAGGAACTGCCGATCCTGATCGTGATCGCCCTGGTGCTCACAATCGTGATCCAGGCGTTCCTGGCGAAGGTCTACATGATCCCCTCGGGGTCGATGGAGGCCACGCTGCACGGCTGCCCCGGCTGCACCGGCGACCGGATCCTGGTCGACCGCGTCACCTACGACTTCACCGATCCCTCCCCGGGGGACGTGATCGTGTTCAAGGGCCCGCCCGCGTGGACCGAGAACGAGATCGCGCCGCAGGAGTCGAGCAACATCGTCGTGCGCGCGCTGCGCGGTCTCGGTTCGCTGGTCGGCTTCGCGCCGCCGGACGAGCGGGACTTCGTCAAGCGCGTCATCGCCACCGGCGGCCAGACCGTCCAGTGCTGCGACGACCGCAACCGGGTGATAGTCGACGGCAAGGCCCTCGACGAGCCCTACATCCACTGGGAAGACAAGAACCACCCCGTTCAGGAGTCGTTCGCCCCGGTGAAGGTCCCGCAGGGCGCGCTCTGGGTGATGGGCGACAACCGCAACAACTCCGCCGACTCGCGCTACCAGGGCGGCGGCGGACCCAACGGTGCCGTTCCGGTCGACGACGTCATCGGCAAGGCCCGCGTCATCGTGCTGCCGCCGAGCCGCTGGGGCGGGATCTCGGACCACAATCCGCAGCAGAACGCCCAGCCGGTCGCGCTCGGCGCTCCCGCGTGGCAGCAAGGGCTGCCGCTCGGCATCGGCTTTGCCACCGCGGTGCCGACGCTCTTCGTCGGACGCCGGTTGAAAGCAGGCCTCCGCAAGGCGGCCGGCCGGAGACGGTAA
- a CDS encoding YifB family Mg chelatase-like AAA ATPase: MPHAKTWSVALLGIEGRVVEIEADLGGGLSRVTLVGLPDAGLREAKDRVRSAVRNSGQSWPDGKITLALSPANLPKMGSGYDLGIAAAVLAAIGAVPARKLLHTILLGELALDGRIRPVRGVLPGLLAAKAAGHERAVVPTESLVEAALVDGLEVSGVTRLAELIAWLKDEADLEPPAARVAAAPMAIPDLADVVGQPEARWALEVAAAGGHHLLLTGPPGVGKSMLARRLPGLLPDLSPEESLEVTAIHSVDGSLSKSSPLVTVPPFVAPHHSISPPALIGGGTGLAAPGAISRAHRGVLFLDEACEFGNQRLDSLRTVMEEGEVRIARAKGVVRYPAQFQLVLATNPCPCAPPRETDCTCSATTRRRYLSRLSGPLLDRVDLRVRLRPLTAISAHQSTTPEPTSAVRARVQAARDRAKHRWHQHGWQSNTEVPGPVLRRDFALPPPATAVLDRALDRGLLTARGADRCLRIAWTLADLAALPQPDTDHVTAALDFRERKTG, encoded by the coding sequence ATGCCCCACGCCAAAACCTGGTCCGTCGCATTGCTGGGCATCGAAGGCCGAGTAGTAGAAATCGAAGCCGACTTAGGCGGCGGCCTGAGCCGAGTCACCCTGGTAGGCCTGCCCGATGCTGGCCTGCGCGAGGCCAAAGACCGAGTCCGCTCCGCCGTCCGCAACTCCGGCCAATCCTGGCCAGACGGCAAAATCACGCTGGCTCTGTCGCCCGCCAACCTGCCCAAAATGGGCTCGGGTTACGACCTGGGCATCGCCGCCGCAGTGTTGGCCGCCATCGGTGCGGTCCCAGCCCGAAAACTCCTGCACACCATCCTCCTGGGAGAACTGGCCCTAGACGGCCGAATCCGCCCCGTACGCGGCGTCCTCCCCGGCCTGCTAGCCGCCAAAGCCGCAGGCCACGAACGCGCCGTAGTACCCACCGAGTCTCTGGTCGAAGCCGCCCTAGTAGACGGCCTGGAAGTCTCCGGCGTAACCCGCCTAGCCGAGCTGATCGCCTGGCTGAAAGACGAAGCCGACCTAGAACCACCCGCCGCGCGTGTTGCCGCTGCCCCGATGGCAATCCCCGACCTGGCCGACGTAGTAGGCCAACCAGAAGCCCGCTGGGCCTTGGAGGTCGCCGCAGCAGGCGGCCACCACCTCCTGCTGACCGGCCCGCCCGGAGTCGGCAAAAGCATGCTGGCCAGACGCCTCCCCGGCCTGCTCCCAGATCTGTCCCCGGAGGAATCCCTGGAAGTAACCGCCATCCACTCGGTAGACGGCTCCCTGTCAAAGTCATCGCCCCTGGTCACCGTCCCGCCGTTCGTCGCCCCGCATCACTCGATCAGCCCGCCAGCCCTCATCGGCGGCGGCACCGGCCTGGCCGCGCCCGGTGCCATCAGCCGAGCCCACCGAGGCGTGCTTTTCCTGGACGAGGCCTGCGAATTCGGCAACCAGCGCCTCGATTCGCTCCGCACCGTCATGGAAGAAGGCGAAGTCCGCATCGCCCGCGCCAAAGGCGTCGTGCGCTATCCAGCCCAGTTCCAGCTAGTCCTGGCCACGAACCCGTGCCCCTGCGCCCCACCCAGAGAAACCGACTGCACCTGCTCGGCAACCACCCGCCGCCGCTACCTGTCGCGGTTGTCGGGCCCTCTCCTGGACCGAGTAGACCTCCGAGTCCGCCTACGCCCCCTGACGGCGATCTCCGCCCACCAATCGACCACCCCCGAACCGACCTCGGCAGTCCGAGCCCGCGTGCAAGCCGCCCGAGACCGCGCCAAACACCGCTGGCACCAACACGGCTGGCAATCCAACACGGAGGTCCCAGGGCCCGTCCTGCGCCGAGATTTCGCCCTGCCGCCACCGGCAACCGCAGTCCTGGACCGAGCCCTCGACCGAGGCCTCCTGACCGCGCGAGGAGCCGACCGATGCCTGCGCATCGCCTGGACCCTGGCCGACCTGGCCGCCCTGCCCCAACCAGACACTGACCACGTCACCGCGGCCCTGGACTTCCGAGAACGCAAAACCGGCTAG
- the rpsB gene encoding 30S ribosomal protein S2 — protein sequence MAVVTMKQLLDSGVHFGHQTRRWNPKMKRYIFTERNGIYIIDLQQTLTYIDRAFEFIKETVAHGGTIMFVGTKKQAQEAIANEAARVGMPYVNQRWLGGMLTNFQTVHKRLLRLKELEAQEQTGGFTGLTKREILTLTREKDKLEKTLGGIRDMAKVPSAVWIVDTKKEHIAVGEARKLNIPVVAILDTNCDPDEVDYPIPGNDDAIRSAALLTKVVAEAAAAGLMARSGRNGASADAKPETGASDEPLAEWEKELLAGSETAAADATEAAAATETAATETAEATGEQAPANS from the coding sequence ATGGCCGTCGTCACCATGAAGCAGCTGCTCGACAGCGGCGTGCACTTCGGGCACCAGACCCGTCGGTGGAACCCGAAGATGAAGCGCTACATCTTCACCGAGCGCAACGGCATCTACATCATCGACCTGCAGCAGACGCTGACGTACATCGACCGTGCGTTCGAGTTCATCAAGGAAACCGTCGCGCACGGCGGCACCATCATGTTCGTCGGCACGAAGAAGCAGGCGCAGGAAGCGATCGCCAACGAGGCCGCGCGCGTGGGCATGCCCTACGTGAACCAGCGCTGGCTCGGCGGCATGCTGACCAACTTCCAGACCGTCCACAAGCGCCTTCTCCGCCTGAAGGAGCTCGAGGCCCAGGAGCAGACCGGCGGCTTCACCGGTCTCACCAAGCGCGAGATCCTCACGCTGACCCGCGAGAAGGACAAGCTCGAGAAGACCCTGGGCGGCATCCGGGACATGGCCAAGGTGCCGTCCGCGGTGTGGATCGTCGACACCAAGAAGGAGCACATCGCCGTCGGCGAGGCTCGCAAGCTCAACATCCCGGTCGTCGCGATCCTCGACACCAACTGCGACCCGGACGAGGTCGACTACCCGATCCCGGGCAACGACGACGCGATCCGTTCCGCCGCGCTGCTGACGAAGGTCGTCGCCGAGGCCGCCGCTGCCGGCCTGATGGCCCGCTCCGGCCGCAACGGCGCTTCGGCCGACGCGAAGCCGGAGACCGGTGCTTCGGACGAGCCGCTGGCCGAGTGGGAGAAGGAGCTCCTCGCGGGCTCGGAGACCGCCGCCGCCGACGCGACCGAGGCTGCCGCCGCCACCGAGACGGCCGCGACCGAGACCGCGGAAGCGACCGGCGAGCAGGCTCCGGCCAACTCCTGA
- a CDS encoding DUF2469 domain-containing protein — protein sequence MSAEDLEKYETEMELSLYREYRDIVGQFSYVVETERRFYLANAVDVQVRDGGGEVYFEVRMSDAWVWDMYRPARFVKHVRVITFKDVNVEELDKPDLRLPEDGPFSG from the coding sequence ATGAGCGCAGAGGATCTCGAGAAGTACGAGACCGAGATGGAGCTCTCGCTGTACCGCGAGTACCGCGACATAGTGGGCCAGTTCTCGTACGTGGTGGAGACCGAGCGGCGGTTCTACCTGGCCAACGCAGTGGACGTGCAGGTGCGCGACGGCGGCGGCGAGGTGTACTTCGAGGTGCGCATGTCGGACGCCTGGGTGTGGGACATGTACCGCCCCGCCCGGTTCGTGAAGCACGTCCGGGTCATCACCTTCAAGGACGTCAACGTCGAGGAACTCGACAAACCCGACCTGCGGCTCCCCGAGGACGGCCCGTTCTCAGGCTGA
- a CDS encoding M23 family metallopeptidase encodes MTPTRSFPAVAPSARPADSPASRRTSSSTPSPSPRPDREASSQAEPPSAPSPETPHPVVLATAALLAQHPPTAATLLAPDDTLPPAASPPRSGRHRRTPVRPSRIRRAWTRAKSAASAVTRYALFATRRLLRPPRTPAPLLPRISLPCDFSWGHPPLRLAGALGNLPLLGLRSHRNTTPTWLILATVLTLSAASAALLDNRADAQPTPEQPGRLAWPLTPRPHVTRNFEPPATPFGPGHRGVDLEAAAGQQVLAADMGVVIFAGQVAGQGVVALDHDGGLHTTYLPITPTVAPGDQIYRGQPLGTAMPGHPGCPTAACLHWGARRGTEYIDPLALVGDPSRVRLKPWAEGP; translated from the coding sequence ATGACCCCTACGCGATCTTTTCCCGCCGTTGCCCCTTCTGCCCGACCTGCCGATTCCCCGGCCTCTCGACGTACCTCCAGCTCAACGCCCTCGCCTTCTCCCCGCCCGGACAGAGAGGCGAGCAGCCAAGCCGAACCCCCGTCCGCACCGTCGCCGGAAACACCTCACCCAGTAGTCCTGGCGACCGCCGCTCTGCTCGCCCAGCACCCGCCCACAGCAGCCACTCTGCTGGCCCCAGACGACACACTCCCGCCCGCTGCCTCACCCCCGAGGAGCGGCCGTCACCGCAGAACGCCGGTCAGACCATCCAGAATCCGCCGTGCCTGGACTCGCGCGAAGTCCGCCGCAAGCGCAGTCACCCGCTACGCCCTCTTCGCCACCCGAAGACTCCTCCGCCCACCTCGAACGCCAGCACCCCTCCTGCCGAGGATCTCCCTGCCGTGCGATTTCAGCTGGGGCCACCCACCGCTACGCCTGGCCGGAGCGCTGGGCAACCTCCCGCTGCTTGGCCTGCGCAGCCACAGAAACACCACCCCTACGTGGCTAATCCTGGCGACGGTCTTGACCCTGTCCGCAGCCTCAGCAGCCCTGCTCGACAACCGAGCCGACGCCCAGCCCACCCCAGAACAACCCGGCCGCCTGGCCTGGCCCCTGACGCCCCGCCCCCACGTCACCCGCAACTTCGAACCACCCGCGACCCCGTTCGGCCCAGGCCACCGAGGCGTAGACCTGGAAGCCGCAGCCGGACAACAGGTATTGGCGGCAGACATGGGCGTAGTGATCTTCGCCGGTCAAGTAGCAGGTCAAGGAGTAGTCGCCCTAGACCACGACGGCGGCCTGCACACGACCTATCTCCCCATCACCCCGACAGTCGCCCCCGGAGACCAGATCTACCGCGGCCAGCCCTTAGGAACGGCCATGCCAGGCCACCCCGGCTGCCCGACGGCAGCCTGCCTGCACTGGGGCGCCCGCCGCGGCACGGAATACATCGACCCCCTCGCCTTGGTCGGCGACCCGAGCCGAGTCCGCCTCAAACCTTGGGCAGAAGGCCCGTGA
- a CDS encoding ribonuclease HII has protein sequence MVRGELFWGLQGALERRGLGPVAGVDEAGAGACAGPLVVASCVLRPGDGARLPELTDSKMLTAKARDRVYDRVLQRALDYSVIVIPSEQVDLLGIRVMNLEGMRRAVAGLRTHPGYVLTDGFPVPGIPAPNVAVIKGDRSVASIAAASVLAKVTRDRIMAGLHEELPAYGFDVHKGYSTSDHLAALSEHGPSPAHRWSYTNVATVALAHGLTAPHPVVLTYAALENALEKAGGPVRAPGRSVGKNERSAAGAGRTRGGARIS, from the coding sequence GTGGTGCGCGGCGAGCTGTTCTGGGGTCTGCAAGGCGCTCTCGAACGACGCGGCCTCGGTCCAGTCGCTGGCGTCGATGAAGCCGGAGCAGGAGCCTGCGCGGGCCCGCTCGTGGTGGCTTCCTGCGTGCTCCGTCCAGGCGACGGCGCGCGACTGCCCGAGCTGACCGATTCGAAGATGCTCACCGCGAAGGCCCGGGACCGGGTTTACGACCGGGTCCTGCAGCGCGCGCTCGACTACTCGGTGATCGTCATCCCCTCCGAGCAGGTGGATCTGCTCGGCATCCGTGTGATGAACCTGGAAGGCATGCGCCGCGCCGTCGCGGGCCTGCGCACCCATCCCGGGTACGTCCTCACCGACGGCTTCCCGGTTCCCGGCATCCCCGCGCCGAATGTCGCGGTGATCAAGGGGGATCGCAGCGTCGCGAGCATCGCGGCGGCGTCGGTCCTGGCGAAGGTGACGAGGGACCGGATCATGGCCGGCCTGCACGAAGAGTTGCCGGCATACGGCTTCGACGTGCACAAGGGCTACAGCACGTCGGACCATCTGGCTGCGCTGAGTGAGCACGGCCCGAGCCCGGCGCACCGCTGGTCCTACACGAATGTCGCCACCGTTGCCCTCGCGCACGGACTCACTGCCCCGCATCCGGTCGTGCTCACCTACGCTGCACTGGAGAATGCCCTGGAAAAAGCGGGCGGGCCGGTCCGTGCCCCGGGCCGCTCGGTGGGTAAGAATGAACGCTCCGCCGCCGGAGCAGGACGAACGCGAGGAGGGGCGCGGATTTCATGA
- the pyrH gene encoding UMP kinase — MGEDRVEGGYRRVLLKLGGEMFGGGAVGVDPDVVHSVAQQIADVARTGVQIAVVIGGGNYFRGAELSQRGMDRDRADYMAMLGTVMNCLALQDFLEKEGLPTRVQTAITMGQVAEPYIPRRAERHLEKGRVVIFGAGVGMPYFSTDTAAAQRALELGCEAVLMAKAVDGVYTADPKTDPDAKMFTDITHREVLERGLKVADATAFSLCMDNKMPIIVFNLLTEGNIARAVGGERIGTLVSTPADEASA; from the coding sequence ATGGGTGAGGACCGGGTCGAGGGCGGGTACCGCCGGGTGCTGCTGAAACTGGGCGGCGAGATGTTCGGCGGCGGCGCGGTGGGCGTCGACCCCGACGTCGTGCACTCCGTCGCCCAGCAGATCGCCGACGTCGCGCGCACGGGAGTGCAGATCGCGGTGGTGATCGGCGGCGGCAACTATTTCCGCGGCGCGGAGCTCTCCCAGCGCGGCATGGACCGCGACCGCGCCGACTACATGGCGATGCTCGGCACCGTGATGAACTGCCTGGCGCTGCAGGACTTCCTCGAAAAGGAAGGCCTCCCGACGCGCGTGCAGACCGCGATCACGATGGGCCAGGTCGCCGAGCCCTACATCCCGCGCCGCGCGGAACGGCACCTCGAGAAGGGCCGCGTCGTGATCTTCGGCGCCGGCGTCGGCATGCCGTACTTCTCCACCGACACCGCCGCCGCGCAGCGCGCGCTCGAACTCGGCTGCGAAGCCGTGCTGATGGCGAAGGCCGTGGACGGCGTTTACACCGCGGATCCGAAGACCGACCCGGACGCGAAGATGTTCACCGACATCACCCACCGCGAGGTGCTCGAGCGCGGCCTCAAGGTCGCCGACGCCACCGCGTTCAGCCTCTGCATGGACAACAAGATGCCGATCATCGTGTTCAACCTGCTCACCGAGGGCAACATCGCCCGCGCGGTGGGCGGTGAGAGGATCGGCACGCTGGTCTCGACCCCCGCCGACGAGGCGTCCGCCTAG
- a CDS encoding YraN family protein, translating into MNDGPHPGAAWRRTFGRWGEDLAARHLQAAGMVLLSRNWHCREGELDLVLSEGDRVIFCEVKTRSSTEYGTPAESVTPEKIDRVHRAAMRWLKEHRVGWCRIRYDVVTVYAPDGEEPVVRHLVGAF; encoded by the coding sequence ATGAACGACGGCCCGCACCCCGGCGCGGCCTGGCGCCGGACGTTCGGCCGCTGGGGCGAGGACCTCGCGGCTCGGCACCTGCAGGCCGCCGGCATGGTCCTGCTCAGCCGGAACTGGCATTGCCGCGAAGGCGAACTGGACCTCGTCCTGTCCGAAGGCGACCGGGTGATCTTCTGCGAGGTCAAAACCCGCTCCAGCACCGAATACGGCACCCCAGCCGAGTCGGTGACGCCGGAGAAGATCGACCGCGTCCACCGAGCCGCCATGCGCTGGCTCAAGGAACATCGAGTCGGCTGGTGCCGCATCCGCTACGACGTGGTGACCGTCTACGCCCCAGACGGCGAAGAGCCAGTCGTGCGCCACCTGGTGGGAGCTTTCTGA
- a CDS encoding tyrosine recombinase XerC, which translates to MPSASARKDAVPRPGGHRKRPPRPDLRALRAELPESAESVVAGYERHLSLERGLSPHTVRAYVGDVVSLLAFVTVGEGDRPARSFEDLDVTQLRAWLAGQRSDGAGRTTLARRAAAARTFTAWAHRTGLLKSDPGGRLAAPRAHRTLPGVLRAEQADALMDASAKGAAERDPVALRDRALVELLYATGIRVSELCGLDVGSADFSRRVVSVVGKGDKERTVPFGVPAAEALTAWLEDGRPALAGETPGPALFLGVRGKRLDPRAARRVVHEAVAAVPGATDMGPHGLRHSAATHLLEGGADLRSVQELLGHATLATTQLYTHVTVDRLKAIHDRAHPRA; encoded by the coding sequence ATGCCGTCAGCGAGTGCACGCAAGGACGCGGTCCCGCGTCCCGGTGGACACCGGAAACGCCCGCCACGACCCGATCTTCGTGCTCTTCGAGCCGAATTGCCGGAGTCAGCCGAGTCGGTGGTGGCCGGTTACGAACGGCATCTGTCGCTGGAGCGTGGGCTGTCGCCGCACACCGTGCGCGCGTACGTCGGCGACGTCGTTTCGCTGTTGGCGTTCGTGACCGTGGGGGAGGGTGACCGTCCCGCGCGGAGCTTTGAGGACTTGGACGTCACGCAGCTGCGCGCGTGGCTCGCGGGGCAGCGCTCGGACGGCGCCGGGCGGACCACCCTCGCGCGCCGCGCCGCGGCCGCGCGCACGTTCACCGCTTGGGCGCACCGCACCGGTTTGCTGAAGTCGGACCCGGGCGGCCGGCTGGCCGCGCCGCGCGCGCACCGGACCTTGCCCGGCGTGCTCCGCGCCGAACAGGCCGACGCGCTCATGGACGCCTCCGCGAAAGGGGCAGCCGAACGGGATCCGGTCGCTCTGCGTGACCGCGCGTTGGTCGAATTGCTGTACGCAACCGGCATTCGGGTGTCGGAGCTGTGCGGTCTGGACGTCGGCAGCGCGGACTTTTCCCGCCGCGTGGTTTCGGTGGTGGGCAAGGGAGACAAGGAGCGGACAGTTCCGTTCGGCGTCCCGGCGGCGGAGGCGCTGACCGCGTGGCTGGAGGACGGACGGCCTGCGCTGGCTGGGGAAACGCCGGGCCCGGCGCTTTTCCTGGGCGTTCGCGGCAAGCGCCTGGACCCGCGCGCGGCGCGCCGGGTGGTGCACGAGGCGGTGGCCGCGGTGCCGGGCGCAACGGACATGGGGCCGCACGGGCTAAGGCATTCCGCCGCGACGCATCTGCTCGAAGGAGGTGCCGATCTCAGGAGCGTTCAGGAACTGCTTGGTCACGCTACGCTGGCCACGACCCAGCTCTACACTCATGTGACCGTCGATCGGCTGAAGGCGATCCATGACCGAGCACACCCGCGGGCCTGA